In Marmota flaviventris isolate mMarFla1 chromosome 19, mMarFla1.hap1, whole genome shotgun sequence, the DNA window ggctggggatgtggctcaatggtagagcatccctaggttcaatccccaataccagaaaAACAAAGCCTACCTAAGCATGCATTTTGAACTGTCAAAATTTACGATATAACATTCACCAATTATATACTGATATTAGGTAATAGATTATAGTCCCTACAAGTTGTCAGTTACTCATCTCCAAGGATAAAAAAGACCAATAGTACAGTTAaccagattttattttctttctttttttggggagaGAATCCAGAGGactttaaccactaagccacgtccccagccctttatatgttttatttagagacagggtcttgctaaattacttagggccttgctaaatggctgaggctggttttgtacctgtgatcctcctgcctcagtttcccgagtagctgggattacaggtgtgccccaatGGCCTGGCCGATtcacttttttgttattgttattactgggaattgaaccaaggggggctttttatcttgagacagtaTCTCGTTGAATCgctcagggcctccctaatttgctagggctggcttttaacctgtgagcctcctgcctcagcctcccaagccgctgggacgACAGGGGTGCGCCTTTTAATAGATCACCGGCAGAGCGTCCTCTTAGGAAAGGGGCTCCTGAAAACGTGGAAACCTAGAAGGCTTCCGACTCccattctttcctctctcaaAACGTCTAATGGTAGGTGCAGGAAGACGGAAACGTCGTGGAGGGCCCACTACCAGGCTCCGCCGCAAACCGCCTCCCGAGCCGTCTCCCACGAGGAACAGGCCAGGGGCGGGGCCGCGAGCGCCAAGCCTCCAGAAAGAAGCCGAGACCCTTCCCAAACCTGCCCAGGACGTCTCTGGAGGGGCGGCGACGCTGCTCCGTGACGGGCTGCGGGGACCGAGCCGAGGACGCGGACGGTCCCTCCGCGCCCCGCTCGCGGCTCCTGGGCAGCCGAGGCTCGCGCCTCCCGCCAGTCCTGGGGGCGGGGCTGGCTCACCTTTCGGTCCCTCTCGCCGCTGAACGACGCCCCAGGTGTTTGTCCTTCTGAATGTCCCCGAACTGCCACCAGCCCGGGGAGGCGTCCCCAGAGCCAGCCCGCAGTGGCAGGTGCAGGCGGGACTCCGCGCCCCGGCCGCCGGCCCCAGGCCGCACAGGGCCTTCTCCGCCTCGAGGCGCTTTCTCGGCTGGTTTCACGTGAGAGCGACAAGTGTCGCCGCGCCCCGTGCCCCTCGGAAAGCGGGGGGTGCCCCGCGGGGAGGCGCTGCCTCGGGGCCCTCGCCGCCACCCTGGCGGCCACGGCCGCGCCACGCCCAGGAACCCCACTGCGCGCCCTCCCGGAAATGACGCGGGACTCGGGTCGGGCCCTGAGTTTCCGGTTCCGGGCCTCGCTGGTGCGTGCGCACGAGGAAGCGGCGCCGAGCTGCTGCAGCGAGTCCGCACGAGGTGAGGGCGCGATGGACGGCGCGGCCTCCACCCCAGCGGAGGCCTCGGCTGCTTCTGCCACCTCTGCTTCGACCCCGGCTGCTCCGACCTCGCGGAACCAGCTGGACCAGGAGCAGGTGAGCGGCCCCCGGGAAGGGGGCTTCACAGGGGGACGGCTGGGGCCGGGAAACCCGACGCGGCCTCCGCGCCGGGGTGCACGAGCCCGCAGCCCTAGGAGGGTGGCTGGGTGGCGGTGCCCTGGGACCCGCGGTCAGTGCTTGCAGATAGACGGACCCCTGCTGACCCCGGGCGGCCTGGCTCTGGAGCGGGATTCGCAAGTGTGGCCTGGCGTTTCGGGTGAGACCGAGCCGACTTGGCATCCCTAGGGAGGTCGGGACGCCTGGCATCTCTCGTTTAAAACGGGTTTCAGAAAAGCCCGCGGTGTCCCAGCGTCGCCGGAAAGATGATGCGTGTGAACCGCTTTGGCCAGCGACCTGGCGCGGAATACTCAGGGAATGCAACTACCGTTTGTTTTGCGCGTTTCCTGGGTTACTGGCCTCTTATGGAGGACAGGAGAATCGTGCTTCCAGGCGCCTTGGGTAAACCGCGCTCAGGAGAATACTTGGGCGTCTTGATGGATACTTGAATTCCTGAGTATGTATTTCAGGATCCTAATAAATAGGTGGTAGAGGTAGCCTGTTAGAATAGAGGGTGgagcaaatatatatattgtggGAGGGACGAATGTTGAATTCGTTTGGGATGATTTAACTTATCTCCACTTTGCAGATTAAAAAGGCATTGGAAGCTCTGTTGACGCATTCCAGGTCCAGGAAGAACGACAATGGCTTGCTTTTGAATgagaatgaaaatttatttttaatggtggtattatggaaaattccagaaaaagaactgaggatCAGATTGTGAGTTCTGATTTTTCTACGTTTTTTAATGTACTTGTTCCTTCTAACAATTGCACCTTTGTTTCTAATGcaaacttcacaaactcaaaaATCTGAGACAAAGCATTGATGCCTAAAAGAACAATAGCAATTGGGACTTAAATTATCTAGAAATGTCACCAGTTTTCCTGAGGCTATTAGATGTCCATTCGAAAACCTAGTGCTTGAAAGATCTAAAGCAAGCagggtacacctgtaatcccagggcttgggaggctgatacagAAGGATGGCAaatcaagaccagcctcagcaaaaagccaggccctaagcaactcagtgagaccctttctcttaagtaaaatacaaaagagggctgaggatatggctcagtggtccagtgaccctgagttcaatccctggtacccaaaaaaaaaaaaaaaggaagagagagatttaaagtaaaataagtaGCTCTTAACATATCAAACTGAAATATTTGAGGTCCAGACTCCTTAAGAGAAACTGAAAAGCTTGGCATTGAACTCCTTTTTATAGAAAAGGTACTCTGATTATATATTATTCCTGCAAGTCAGATTATTGAGTCAGATTGCTTTTCCCTAGATTGggcagatttagcaaataaaaatacaaataatttttttttactacaagTAGATTCCATACACTGTTTGGGACCTACTGATGTTACTTTTTGATCTGAAACTCAAGTTTAACAGTTTTTATTCTATCTGGCAACACTGCTTTTCTATCCAGTCTGTCAAAGAGCCAGCTCTGCTTAAGAAAGCAGTGTGTAGGGGtgattatttcctttctcttttaaccAAGGAAATGTTTCTTCAGAACATGTAGGCCTAAGAAATTCTGTTTAAGACTCAACCgtggactgggatgtggctcaagcggtagcgcgctcacctggcatgcgtgcggcccgagtttgatcctcagcaccacatacaaacaaagatgttgtgtctgctgaaaactaaaaaaagactCAACAGTGTGTGTTTACTGGTTCTTCTTGGTTTGTTCCATGTtgtcccctttttttttttaagttatgttaTTTATAGAGTTaataatcttaataattatatatgtactcTTTAGGTATcttgatgattatttttttttttttttttttttttttgagagaaggggggattttaatatttattttttagttttcggcagacacaacatttttatttgtatgtggtgttgaggatcgaacccagggccgcatgcatgccaagTGAGCGCACTGccgcctgagccacattcccagcccatattTTAACTCTTATTATGTCTCAAATGTTAATTGATATTTTGGTGTGTGGGTGTTTTAGGTGGATTACTTGAATCCCCACCcctgtgctgggattgaacccagaggcactgtacACTGAGCTGCATagccaaccctttttattttgcccaaattggccttgaacttgtgatccttctgtctcagccttctgcgtagcaggtgtgcaccaccattcctaGCACTTTACTTGAATCTTATGTCCCTTCTCCATTTCTAGAAATGCCGTTAGTTTTCTGAGAGCTATTAGGTCTGTTGATCCAAAAAACCTAGTGTTGAaaactagtcttttttttttttttttttttaacagtactggggagtgaacctcACActcctcacatgtgtgaggcaaggaTACTACTTCTAAGTTACACCCTGGCCCTAAAAgtatttcttctctgttttgttactaggaattgaatccaggtacctgcttttttctttttggtgctgggcattgaacccaggggtgcttaaccactgagctacttctccagccttttttatttttttaagagaccgAGTTTTGCTCAGTTGCTCAGAGCCCcatactaagttgctgaggctagctttgaacttgcagttctcttgcctcagcccgttgagtagctgggattgcaggtgtgcgtgCCTCACTCCTAGATACGTTTCTAGATGTGGTTCTTAGAACAGTATTTGCTTAAATAGCACGGGTGAAGATTATGAAGATGGCACGAAGTGCATGTTTTGGCTAATGTAAGCATCCCCTTCTCTAGAGCCGCGCTTCACTCCTTGGTTCCGTCTCATGTTTTGCAGGTCCTTGCCTCATGGTATTCGATCAGATCTGTCAGAAGTCTGTTTATTCACTAAGGATGAGCACCCATCAATTGAAGAGACAGAACGTTTCTACAGAAAACTTTTGAACAAGCATGGAATTAAAACCATCTCTCGGGTAGGAAGCAGGTTAATATTTTCCAAGTCATTTCAAAGATTTAATTGAAAGGAAGTGATAGTGCATTGCTATATTGTTTagtattttctgtgttttaaaatttgacttttatGGCTCTGAGTAAGATGTATTTTCTGTCTTGCCTGTGATAGAGGAGTTGTTGAGGTTTGTGACCTAAAAGCTAGAGTTTGCATCAGTAACTTATATCttacaaattacaaaaaaagtttTCCATTTATGTCTCTGTCCTCGCAAAGTGTCGTGTCTTTTAGGGAGCATTACCCTCTTTTATAGTTGTTGGTGTTCTTTATTTTCCCCGGGAGCTTTGGCTAGTGTCCTTTGTCATTTGCCTCTCTATTCCTACTTTTAGCATAGCGCCTGATACATTTTTGGCGCACATGTGTTCAACGCCCTGTGAGAGGCATGGCTTTTAGgacattttaaaactctgaatACGAATTTTAGCCCAagtgtttttttctccttgtttggGTTCTTAATCTCTTGTATTTTTACTCTTTGTATTTTCTAGATTATCCCTTTCAAAGCCTTAAAAACAGAGTATAAAGCCTATGAAGCCAAGCTCCGCCTTCTGAGTAGTTTTGACTTCTTCCTCGCAGATGACAGAATCCGGCGGCTTTTGCCCTCACACATAGGGAAGCATTTCTACCGCAGGAAGAAGTAAGCTTCTCTGCAGGGACTGGACTTATAGCATAGAAATGATAATGTGTGTGCTGTGTTCTGATTCTCGTGTGTTTTTGTAGAGTTCCAGTTCCTGTGAACCTTCTGGCAAAGAATTTATCGAAAGAAATCAACAGCTCTGTAGGTGGAACTGTCCTAAACATCTCCAAGAGTGGTTCTTGCAGGTGGGCAACAGACATTTGGGGCCTCTTTAAATCTTATAGTTAATAGTGATTTATCCACTTTTTAGAGGGGCACTGTTTATGAAACCAGGTTCTTCCATTAAAGCCAAAACCCCTTCCTTAGAAGTATTCGGCTCTCTCAGGTAGGGCTGCTTAATAGACGTTTCTCCTCTGGTGGAAATGGTCTCCATCACTGCTGGCTCTCGACAGTAGCccctagccacatgtggctgcaTCTGTGGAACTGAGTTTTTTACATGATTTTAGGTAGGCGCATGTGGCTAGTGACTGGTGAATAGGACTGATGCTTGGGCAACATCAGTGTAATTCAGAGTTTGCAGATCATCCTTGAAGTGAAGTTCTGCCTCAGTCTTGGTTTGATTTCTTGTTATTGAATTCAGTGTCCCTGTTCCATCAGATTTTACAGCATGTTTGCTTTGTctcttggtttatttatttattttttaattggtgcattgtgCCTAGTGGTGAGATTGTTACTTATGTGTATGGGCACACAGTATAGCAGTGGGATTTGGTCAGTCTCGCTCCCCCACTGGCCTCTTGGTTTGATCTTAATCTGGGACACAGAGGTAGGTGGAGGCCCCGTGCCCAGACTTGAGTGCCAGGAAGCAACTTTTAAGGAGTGATTTCCTCTCAGCTTTAGATGGTAGGGAGTGTGGCGCAGACAGTGTGCCTCAGGTAAACCAGAGAGGGGTGAGCGAGGCGGGTGGGCTCTGGTCCTGTCTGCCTGGGGCGGACCAGGAGCCAGCAGGCAGCTGGGCTGGCGGGGCCAGCCTTGGGCTGAGGGAGGTGTGGGTCACAGCTGCAGCTTGTCCTCCTTCCACACCTCTTGCTGTGCTTTGCTGGAGGGATTGGCTAGGCTCTTGCCAGAAAGTGCTGTTACTTGAGAGGCAGGGACTCTCTTTTGGGTGACAGCTGGGTCCAGGCAGTGGAACTGTAAGGTAGCCAGTGAGCTTCCTGGCGGTTCCCTGACAACAGCTGCAGGGCCCAAGCAGCCTGTGGGTTTTGTGGGATGGAGGTGGACCCTCCCATGGCGCTGCCTGCGGGCCTGCCCAGCCTTCCACAGTTAGGGGCCAGTGCTTCAATCACCCCTGTGTGGTAAGACAGTGAAGACAATTTAGAATGAAAGATTATAATCTTTATTTAGAACTTACTTGGAGCCTAAGATTTTAgcatttctctctttaaaaaaaaaaaaaaaaaaacttcaggttttatgtatttttatttctcacagacATTGCCTGtggttgttgggttttttttttttttttttttgacatttttaaaatttttcatctaGTAACTAAATTAAATTTCAGCACTATACGCATCGGTCACACTGGGATGCAGATTCAGCACATTATTGAAAACATCATTACCATCACAAAAACTCTCTCAGAGAAACTGCCAGAGGTAAGGTCTGACAAGTGCATCCATTGATCCTTCAAAGGAAGCACATTGCACACAGGTGACATTCTCCTCTCTGTTCCAGAAGTGGGAGAGCGTGAAGCTTCTCTTTGTGAAGACTGAGAGGTCTGTTTCCCTTCCCGTCTTTTCCTCTTTTGTCAGCTGTCAGAATGAGAACGACAGAGTGTCCTTCCgtaaactgaaggaaaaaaaggttAGTCTGACCTTAAACGCTGGATGGGCTTGAAAAGGTCAGGGTTGGAGCTTGGCTTCCAGAGGACTGCTCAGTCTCCATCACTGCCCAGCCTCCCTGGGGGCTGTGCTTTTGTGTTCATTGTTCCCACTTCGCTCACGAGATTAGTTAATACTGGTGTAAATAATTGGCAGTTGGCTCACACAGCTAAAGTACTGGACGTGGAACCCTTGGGCACTCACTCGACCTTTGATTTGCATCCCAGCCTTGTTTTAGATTTTTGgtctttgaggcagggtcttgctaaattacccaggctggccttgaactttgatcctcctgcctcagcctcctacatagctaggattacagaaaTGCACCGCTGAGCCTACCCTACCTGTGTAAATATTttgttgtctttaacttttgacTACTGTCTGAAATGGGGGGGAGGTCAGGATTCCCTTTAATAACGGCTTTCCTGAGCTAATAGTTCACAGACCATATAATTTGGGGTTACTTATTACTCACAACTGAGAATGGTTTTCACCATCTGCCAGTGTGCAACATGCTGCATGAGGTGCGTCTTGGCCAAGAGTTGGGAATGAAGCGGAGTTGAGGTGCAGGTGCTCTCCTCTCAGTATTGCTAAGGTTTCCCAGGAGATGATGAGTACCCAGAACCGCCAGTGCTGACTCTCTGCCACTGGTTTTTCTGTAGAAATATTCACCGCTAAAATTATACTGTTGGTTGTTGGTAGGAAGcgaagcaaaaagagaaagagagaaaactccgTGAAAAACAGAagttgaagaagaagaaaaacaagaagttAAGGCAACGGGCTAGGGAGGCTGCAGCCCTAAGTAAAGGTGACGCTGCGGCACCTAAAACTGGGGGTCCAGCGAAGAGCCCTGGGTCCCAGAAGAAAAAGACCAAACTGGTAAAGCCCCAGTTAAAAGCAGCAGATACGTCTGATGAGGAAATTCCACAGCTGGTACCAATAGGCAGCTctctggctaaagaaaatgttaaggtatttttattgacatttattCACAGTGAAATGTTTTGTGACTGCTATGTCAATGACAGAAGATGAAAATTACTAGAGTAAGCCTCGAGAACCATGATTATAATCTGTAAGAATAAAAAACATTTCCTATGGATTTAAAAGGCAGACAAGGGTGGAAATTTGGGTATTTATTTCTGTTCCTAAAAGTAGGTCTTGTCTCAACACATAATTAATCTCAGGAAACTTCCTAGATCCTGCCGTGAAAACCTCGCACCTTGACTCCTcgccctgggccctgggcctgcAGTGGCTCATTGTAGGAATCTGGCTTCGTGGGTTTTTGCAGATACCTTCaagtaatatatatgttttagttgtaggtggacacgatattttatttatttattatgtgatgctaaggatcaaccccggggcctcctacatgctaggcaagtaaatgttctaccactgaaccataacccacTCCCACTTTTTGGATCCTTGATAATCTTTCTACTCATACATTATCTTGTCCAGTTATTGGGGAGCTCTTAAAAATAAAGGGGAGTGGTAGTAGGTCCCTGAGAGACTAGAACATTGCCCTTGTGTGTTCATAGAAGACACAGTGCTCCTCTTAGCTGAGCCTCTACCTGCTGTGGCACATGGTCCCCACCAGGTGGGAGCAGAGGTTCCTTTAAGTTTTTTGAGGTTTTgtgttttgaacccaggggcactcaaccactgagccacatccccagccctttttattttgagacggtgccacactaagtttctgaggctgactttggtttttttgttgttgttttgtttttgggggtttttttttttttttttgagaatttttaatatttattttttagttctcagtggacacaacatctttgtacgtggtgctgaggatcgaacccgggccacacgcatgccagacgagcgcgctatcgcttgagccacatccccagcccctgaggctgactttgaatttgcctcctgcctcagcctcccaagccactgggattacaagtgtttgccaccatgtccagcttgagttttttaatatataggtGATCGTAGTAGTGCTCATAAACTCTGAATGTTTTTAGAAAAAGCTGTTCTGTTACAATGGGACTGCCAGGTGATGTGTTAGGACTTAAGTGGGAGCACAGCCAGCCAGGCCGCAGTGACAGGCCCCAGGGAACCACTCTGGGAGGTGTGATCAGGGCAGTAGTGCTCACAACTTGTGCCCACTGAGGAGCAAAGACAGGGTGCGTCTGTGTCCTGGCAGCAACGTTCCACGTTTACTAGGAATCATTTTTAATACTAGGGGTGGTTATAACAGATTAGGATTCTTAGggagttttatttttgtgttcaaattttccataataataaaatctatacTCTGTGTTTACATAAAAACAAAGCAGCCCACTTCTTAGTTGGCCACACAGCCCATGGCTAGGTCCCACCAGCAGCCATCTGGGCTGCTGGGGAAACCTAGGATCCCTGGCATGTGGCACCCCACCCCCCATGAGCCTCAAAACCTGGCTCTGGGGGTGGTTGCTAGTAGTCTCCTGGCAGGGTTCTCTACACCTGCTCTGAAAGCCCTTCCCAACCCTCCTGAAGAGAATTCACTGTGCCGTGGAGCAGAGGCAGCAGGGGTCACTGTCACCTACTGTTCCCCCAAGGCTTGTTTCCATGGTTCTCCCCTCAACCACTGGGAAAGGTGGTTTCCCTCATTGGACCAGGGAGACTCTGGGTTCCTTTCACAGTCAGCTGTGGCCCGTGACTGACTCACAATGTCTGCAAAGCAGCAGAAAGGGCCGGTTCTCCATCTGCGTGCTGAGACCGCCTTAGGAGTTCACTCAAAAGCAGTAACCCTGGAACAGATGCCagggttgtttgtttatttgttcccGATTTAACTCTCTTCTTTTTGGTTGCAAAACCAGGCCACAGGAAAGAAGTCTCCCAAGAAAAGTCTTGGCCCCAGCACCCCTCGTGCCAAGAAGAGAAAGGCCCCGCCAGCTCCAGAGACCCCGGAATCTGCAGAGCCCGAGACCCCAGGAAAAGGCCCAACAAAGCAGCCAAAAGTGggacagaagaaaacagaaagaaacccTGCACTGGGGAAAAAAGACCTGAGACAGACTCCAAAAAAGCCAGAGGCCAAGCTCTTTACTAGTCCCAGCAAATCTGCAAGAAAATCTCCCAAAACCCCCAAACAGTGGCTGAAGAAGGCCAAAGTCGCCCAGTCAACCCCAAATCAGTGACTCGCCCAGCCGGAGCGGCGGTCACCCCAAGAGCTTTCAGAAATACTTGGGCCCTGGGCTGGGTGGAGTACTAGAGGAGCACACCCACGGCCCTGCGTGCCCTCCCTCGCACCacaaagaaccaattaaaaactCAGTCCTGACCCCCTTGCAACCTTCTCCAAAAGGGTGGCCTGTACCTAAATATCTTAGAAACCTGCACTGGGGATTCTGACATGTACCTGGTTCTAAGAGCCAGTGCTTTGAAGTgaagtctattttttaattttgtcctaTGTATTTGCTAATGTAATAGAGGGAAAGTAGAGTGCTTCTCCATGGTCGTGTtggattattaaaatataatgttaattacagttttgttattttactattaaaatgtaATGTTGGCAGCGTCCAGTTTGACTCAGGCCTATGGTGCCACCCGTTCCTCATATCAGAGGAGTAGTGCACTGATGAGGTTGAAGCTCCTGtgacccagtcatttcacctctgaacctggttcgcacatgagcttttgggagatgaCACTAAACCGTGGCAGATGGTGTGGCTCGTGTTGGGTCTTGGTGGTCAGAGTTAGGCGCATAGGTGGTGAGGAAATGAACACAGACACGTTAATGTGGAGAGGCCCCGGGTTGCATCCCGCCTGCTGGAAGAACTTTGTACCATCCATAAGCTTCCTGTTTTCCACGTCACTCACGTGTGACAGTGCCAAGACACTGGAGGCTGGGCCGCGTGTGAGGTTTGTTCAGTTGTCAGATACACTGAGGTGGTAGATGACTTCTCAGCCTTTCACCGGCACATCCCAAGCAGTAAGTGGTGGACTTAGGGTAGTATGAGGTGTCCTTTCAAAGATGACATGGTTCAGAGGCCAGGAGTGAAAGTCTTCAGTCTCACTTGTATTTTTGGCAGCATAAATAacattgtagggctggggttggttgtggctcagcgggaaAGTGTTCGCCTAGtgcctcggcaccacatataaacaaataaatgtatttttttaaataaataacgtGATACTTTTTTTACAAAATGTCTAAAATGCAAAACTTAGTGATTCCCGCAATTCCATGGACTGTAGAGGATGGGCTTTTGTTTGTCCTCCAAAGAAAGGTTCTAAGGGAGCCAGATCTCAAAGCCTGCTGCTCTGCGGGAGGAGCACCACATACATAGTCATAATCCCAATGTGATCTAATCTTCAGGGATATCCACATGATTTTTCAATGCCAAGTGACTCTTTGGCCTACAACTTTGTTTTGTTGAATATGATGAGGCCGTTTGCTCATGCATCTAGTATGTGTGTGATATTTTCCCTAagtattttaaattcctttttttttttttaatcaggggtTGAATTTagtggtgcttaaccattgagccacattgctagtccctttatttttcatttcggGGCAGGTTTTTACTatgttgcttaaggccttgctaaattactgactttggcctcaaacttgccatcctcctgcctcagcctcccaagttgctgggatgacaggcatgtacaACCATGCCCCACTAGACTTAAAATACTTGACAAAAACACCTGTATTTTGACAAGGGAATGCCACAGTTATGGAATTGTTGATAATCTgaattataatggaaaaaaaaaaatgtccaaatacTAGCTATTAGGTTTCCCAGGCTGGAGAAGTATAGGGGA includes these proteins:
- the Rsl1d1 gene encoding ribosomal L1 domain-containing protein 1 isoform X2, producing the protein MDGAASTPAEASAASATSASTPAAPTSRNQLDQEQIKKALEALLTHSRSRKNDNGLLLNENENLFLMVVLWKIPEKELRIRLSLPHGIRSDLSEVCLFTKDEHPSIEETERFYRKLLNKHGIKTISRIIPFKALKTEYKAYEAKLRLLSSFDFFLADDRIRRLLPSHIGKHFYRRKKVPVPVNLLAKNLSKEINSSVGGTVLNISKSGSCSTIRIGHTGMQIQHIIENIITITKTLSEKLPEKWESVKLLFVKTERSVSLPVFSSFVSCQNENDRVSFRKLKEKKATGKKSPKKSLGPSTPRAKKRKAPPAPETPESAEPETPGKGPTKQPKVGQKKTERNPALGKKDLRQTPKKPEAKLFTSPSKSARKSPKTPKQWLKKAKVAQSTPNQ
- the Rsl1d1 gene encoding ribosomal L1 domain-containing protein 1 isoform X1, which codes for MDGAASTPAEASAASATSASTPAAPTSRNQLDQEQIKKALEALLTHSRSRKNDNGLLLNENENLFLMVVLWKIPEKELRIRLSLPHGIRSDLSEVCLFTKDEHPSIEETERFYRKLLNKHGIKTISRIIPFKALKTEYKAYEAKLRLLSSFDFFLADDRIRRLLPSHIGKHFYRRKKVPVPVNLLAKNLSKEINSSVGGTVLNISKSGSCSTIRIGHTGMQIQHIIENIITITKTLSEKLPEKWESVKLLFVKTERSVSLPVFSSFVSCQNENDRVSFRKLKEKKEAKQKEKERKLREKQKLKKKKNKKLRQRAREAAALSKGDAAAPKTGGPAKSPGSQKKKTKLVKPQLKAADTSDEEIPQLVPIGSSLAKENVKATGKKSPKKSLGPSTPRAKKRKAPPAPETPESAEPETPGKGPTKQPKVGQKKTERNPALGKKDLRQTPKKPEAKLFTSPSKSARKSPKTPKQWLKKAKVAQSTPNQ